A genomic region of Deltaproteobacteria bacterium contains the following coding sequences:
- a CDS encoding DUF1800 domain-containing protein, with product MEEIPMSTPLTREQKITHLLNRISFGPTREEAARVDRLGFRAYLDEQLEPDRIADPYVEEKLAGLKTMRLSSRELIELYPLPRQAQQQAKQQQAQQQMSMLPMEMQGPRQVILELQLARLLRSIYSRRQLYEIVVDFWSNHFNIFAGKGADRWLTTAYDRDTIRPHALGRFGTLLRATAESPAMLFYLDNWLSTGPDSPASRVAAANNRRRGLNENYARELMELHTLGVDGGYTQKDVHEVARCFTGWTIREPQKQGEFTFNPRMHDEGEKIVLGTRIPATGVDEGLKVLDLLARHPSTAKFIATKLARRLVSDDPPVAIVSKAAATFRETDGDIRAVLRTIIDSPEFFSEESYRAKVKKPVEYVASALRATGAETKVPHQLVRYLARMGEPLFLAQPPTGFPDRGASWISPDMLLTRMNFASDLVGNRLDGSRVRPELLSDSDAFVRLIAPDSLAPATRAALGETEGKDAIALLMAAPEFQRR from the coding sequence ATGGAGGAAATACCCATGAGCACACCACTGACTCGCGAACAAAAAATCACTCACCTGCTCAACCGCATCAGCTTCGGACCGACGCGCGAGGAAGCCGCGCGCGTCGACCGTCTCGGCTTTCGCGCCTACTTGGACGAGCAGCTCGAGCCCGACAGGATCGCCGATCCCTACGTCGAGGAAAAACTCGCCGGCTTGAAGACCATGCGGCTCAGCAGCCGCGAGTTGATCGAGCTCTACCCGCTGCCGCGCCAGGCCCAGCAACAAGCCAAACAGCAGCAAGCCCAGCAGCAAATGTCGATGCTGCCAATGGAGATGCAGGGACCGCGCCAGGTGATTTTGGAATTGCAGCTGGCGCGCCTCTTGCGCTCGATCTATAGCCGGCGGCAACTCTATGAGATCGTCGTCGATTTCTGGAGCAACCATTTCAATATTTTCGCCGGCAAGGGCGCCGACCGCTGGTTGACCACCGCCTACGACCGCGACACCATTCGCCCCCACGCGCTCGGCCGCTTCGGCACGCTTTTGCGCGCCACCGCCGAGAGTCCGGCGATGCTTTTTTACCTCGACAACTGGCTTAGCACCGGGCCCGATTCACCGGCATCGCGGGTGGCCGCGGCCAACAATCGCCGGCGCGGCTTGAACGAAAACTACGCCCGCGAGCTGATGGAGCTGCACACCCTGGGTGTCGACGGCGGCTACACTCAGAAGGACGTTCACGAAGTCGCCCGCTGCTTCACCGGCTGGACCATTCGCGAGCCGCAAAAACAGGGCGAGTTCACATTCAATCCGCGCATGCACGACGAGGGCGAGAAGATCGTCCTTGGCACGCGCATCCCCGCGACCGGCGTCGATGAAGGGTTGAAAGTCTTGGACCTCTTGGCGCGCCATCCGTCGACGGCCAAGTTTATCGCCACCAAATTGGCGCGGCGCTTGGTTTCCGACGACCCGCCGGTAGCGATCGTCAGCAAAGCTGCCGCTACTTTCCGTGAAACCGACGGCGACATCCGCGCCGTGCTGCGCACCATCATCGATTCGCCGGAATTTTTTTCGGAGGAATCTTACCGCGCCAAGGTAAAAAAACCGGTGGAATACGTCGCCAGCGCGCTGCGCGCCACCGGAGCGGAGACCAAGGTCCCCCACCAGTTGGTGCGCTACCTGGCGCGCATGGGCGAGCCGCTCTTTTTGGCGCAGCCGCCCACCGGCTTTCCCGATCGCGGCGCGTCTTGGATCAGCCCAGACATGCTTTTGACTCGGATGAATTTTGCAAGCGATCTGGTCGGCAATCGCCTTGACGGCTCGCGGGTTCGCCCGGAGTTGCTGAGCGATAGCGATGCGTTCGTCCGCTTGATCGCGCCGGATTCCTTGGCACCCGCGACTCGCGCAGCCCTTGGCGAAACCGAAGGCAAAGATGCCATCGCTTTGCTGATGGCCGCCCCCGAATTTCAGAGGAGGTAA
- a CDS encoding tripartite tricarboxylate transporter permease — protein sequence MTETFGLLMHGFSIALTPINLLWGFLGTILGTFIGVLPGVGPALTVAMLMPLTVKLDPTGALIMFAGIYYGAMYGGSTTTILLNTPGESASIATALEGNMMAKNGRAGPALATCAIGSFVAGTIATVLVTLLAPLVVEVALKFGPAEYFALMVFAFTTVSAVIGSSTVRGLTSLFLGLLLGVVGIDSQTGKSRFAFGVPELLDGIDVVVLAVGLFAVGEALYVGAYASRLDEKIEQLKGSLWMSKQDWQRSWPAWLRATAIGFPFGSIPAGGAEIPTFLAYATEKKLTKHPEEFGKGAIEGVAGPEAANNASVTGALVPLLTLGIPTSATAAVLLSAFQNYGISPGPLLFQMQADLVWGLLASLYVGNVLLLILNLPLVGIWVKVLTIPQPLLYAGILVFATLGAYSLHQSVVDLIMLYIFGLLGFVMRRWDIPVAPAVIGLILGPLAETQARRALAISQGDPSVFITHPISASILALSAVLLCLPLIIKLMRR from the coding sequence ATGACGGAGACCTTTGGTTTGCTCATGCACGGCTTCAGCATCGCGCTGACGCCGATCAATTTGCTCTGGGGGTTCTTGGGGACCATTCTCGGCACTTTCATTGGTGTTCTACCTGGTGTCGGCCCGGCGCTCACGGTTGCCATGCTGATGCCGCTGACGGTCAAGCTCGATCCCACCGGCGCGCTCATTATGTTCGCGGGTATCTACTACGGCGCCATGTACGGCGGCTCGACGACGACGATCTTGCTCAACACGCCGGGTGAATCGGCTTCCATCGCCACCGCCCTCGAAGGCAACATGATGGCAAAGAACGGCCGGGCCGGACCGGCGCTGGCCACTTGCGCCATCGGCTCGTTTGTCGCCGGCACGATTGCGACGGTTCTCGTTACCTTGCTTGCGCCGTTGGTCGTTGAAGTGGCGCTTAAATTTGGCCCAGCAGAATACTTCGCCTTGATGGTTTTCGCTTTTACGACAGTGTCGGCCGTGATTGGCAGCTCCACTGTGCGCGGTTTGACCAGTTTGTTTCTCGGCTTGCTCTTGGGCGTAGTTGGCATCGACAGTCAGACTGGGAAATCGCGCTTTGCCTTCGGCGTGCCAGAGTTGCTAGACGGCATCGACGTGGTTGTCCTTGCCGTCGGCTTGTTCGCCGTGGGTGAGGCTCTTTATGTTGGCGCCTATGCGAGCCGTCTCGATGAAAAAATCGAACAGCTCAAGGGCTCGCTCTGGATGTCGAAACAAGATTGGCAGCGCTCCTGGCCTGCCTGGCTGCGCGCCACGGCCATCGGTTTTCCGTTCGGCTCGATTCCCGCCGGCGGCGCCGAGATTCCAACGTTTCTGGCCTACGCCACCGAGAAAAAGTTGACGAAGCATCCCGAAGAGTTTGGCAAGGGCGCCATCGAAGGCGTCGCCGGGCCGGAAGCCGCGAATAACGCGTCGGTCACCGGCGCGCTGGTGCCGCTGTTAACCCTCGGCATCCCCACCTCTGCGACAGCCGCGGTGCTCCTGAGCGCTTTTCAGAATTATGGCATTTCGCCCGGGCCGCTGTTGTTTCAGATGCAAGCGGACTTGGTCTGGGGTTTATTGGCGAGCTTGTATGTCGGTAATGTCTTGCTGCTGATTTTGAACCTGCCCCTGGTGGGCATATGGGTCAAAGTGCTGACGATTCCGCAGCCGCTGCTCTACGCCGGCATCTTGGTGTTCGCGACCCTGGGCGCGTACAGCCTGCACCAATCGGTGGTCGATCTGATCATGCTCTATATTTTCGGCTTGTTGGGATTTGTCATGCGCCGCTGGGATATTCCGGTAGCACCCGCTGTGATCGGCCTGATCTTGGGACCGCTCGCCGAAACCCAAGCGCGTCGCGCCCTGGCCATCAGCCAGGGTGATCCGTCGGTGTTCATTACTCATCCAATCTCCGCGAGCATCTTGGCCTTGTCGGCGGTTCTACTGTGCTTGCCGCTGATCATCAAGTTAATGCGCCGCTAA
- a CDS encoding ABC transporter substrate-binding protein: MRSSVGFLSAKQRRTFAAVSAVLFFIIAPTSVWGQALKKVPFPFSPIGVNCLPWFVAKEAKIAEKYGIDFDPVFIGASSALFQSMLSGAADFSGSGGPAVISNVLRGGDIIHITSMVPRFTQSIMVKPEIKRPEDMAGRKIGVSRLGTVTHFALQTAIDGHGVKNVTILQMGGQPEAMTGLIRGSVDGAVFSPPYNFQLKKQGYNELFSPNDLAKLTEFITNGIVARRSVAEKDRDMVHRVIKLTAESIKYIQTNREGTRKIITKWMPLKDADILEDLYRFATENYAKEGFTPEGALRSMTKQMVQSNLIDAKAAAATPVTAYYDNRYVDEVKRSGFFEQLWR, translated from the coding sequence ATGAGATCCTCGGTCGGTTTTCTGTCTGCAAAACAGCGCCGCACGTTCGCCGCAGTGTCCGCGGTCTTGTTTTTCATCATCGCCCCAACGTCGGTCTGGGGCCAAGCCCTCAAGAAAGTCCCGTTTCCGTTCTCGCCTATCGGCGTCAACTGCCTCCCTTGGTTCGTCGCCAAGGAGGCAAAGATCGCCGAGAAGTACGGCATCGACTTCGACCCGGTCTTCATCGGCGCATCCTCGGCGCTGTTTCAGTCGATGCTCTCCGGCGCCGCCGACTTCTCCGGTTCCGGTGGCCCGGCGGTGATTTCCAACGTGCTGCGCGGCGGCGATATCATCCACATCACTTCGATGGTGCCGCGCTTCACCCAATCGATCATGGTGAAGCCTGAGATCAAGCGGCCCGAGGACATGGCTGGTCGAAAGATCGGTGTCAGCCGCCTCGGTACCGTGACCCATTTCGCGCTGCAAACCGCCATCGATGGCCACGGCGTGAAGAATGTCACGATCCTGCAAATGGGCGGGCAGCCGGAAGCGATGACCGGTTTGATCCGTGGTTCGGTGGATGGCGCGGTGTTTTCGCCGCCGTACAATTTCCAACTGAAGAAGCAAGGCTACAACGAGCTGTTTTCGCCCAACGACTTGGCAAAGCTCACCGAGTTCATCACCAACGGCATCGTGGCGCGCCGCTCGGTGGCCGAAAAGGATCGCGACATGGTCCATCGGGTGATCAAGCTGACGGCGGAATCGATCAAGTACATTCAGACCAATCGCGAGGGGACTAGGAAGATCATTACTAAATGGATGCCGCTGAAGGACGCCGACATCTTGGAAGATCTCTATCGCTTCGCCACGGAAAACTACGCCAAAGAAGGCTTCACGCCGGAAGGCGCGCTGCGCTCGATGACCAAGCAGATGGTGCAGAGCAATTTGATCGATGCCAAAGCCGCCGCCGCAACGCCGGTCACCGCCTATTATGACAATCGCTACGTCGATGAAGTGAAAAGGTCGGGGTTTTTCGAGCAGTTGTGGCGTTAA
- a CDS encoding zf-HC2 domain-containing protein, with the protein MATPENTMACANFEEDLVLYHYGETDAAARANVEAHLRACAGCCGSLEEMQRLMPLTIARDEPPPAFWMTYSRELRHKIDAVADQTSLWNWLTAWLRPLPLTAFATGAVVLLAMTFTVGKKYWAKPQALLDDEVVAIMSSSQDLDLLKNLEILDALEVLEAMSPEKRGA; encoded by the coding sequence ATGGCCACCCCGGAGAATACCATGGCATGCGCCAACTTCGAAGAGGATCTGGTTTTGTATCATTACGGCGAAACGGATGCGGCGGCGCGCGCCAATGTCGAAGCTCATTTGCGCGCCTGCGCGGGTTGCTGCGGCTCTCTCGAAGAAATGCAAAGGCTCATGCCGCTGACCATCGCTCGCGACGAGCCGCCGCCGGCTTTCTGGATGACCTACAGCCGCGAGCTGCGCCACAAGATCGACGCCGTTGCCGATCAGACCTCGTTGTGGAATTGGTTGACCGCGTGGCTCCGACCGCTGCCACTGACCGCGTTCGCCACCGGCGCTGTGGTGCTGCTCGCCATGACCTTCACGGTCGGCAAAAAATATTGGGCAAAACCCCAGGCGTTGCTCGATGATGAAGTCGTCGCGATCATGTCATCGAGTCAAGATTTAGACCTGTTGAAGAACCTGGAAATCCTCGATGCGCTCGAAGTGCTCGAAGCCATGAGCCCGGAGAAACGCGGAGCTTAG
- a CDS encoding aminopeptidase P family protein: MFYPDLTRFGVDNERLKRERLARLQKVMKQHELGALLLTDWLNIRYATNTVMMLGLRTYAIQRFALIPAEGEPLICQRELSRKPQYKSLRFDAFMFGMRPAVATEDFVKQAVAGLKELAVSGERVGVDALNLEAADALRGAGVKLVDGNRAINQSRAVKTTDEVQLIRWTSKAKERGYDLVRKELREPDIAEEQLSRIMLDVLLDQGFEAGSEFISIYDSSMADSRPHNEPMGSDLVVVEGDLVITDATVAGPGGYYSDFCRTFSRGKPTQQSRDRYKEAFESMQKALPLVKPGPLTEAHQHFGKGATKRLPGFDGFHGVGMCIYEAPWLRGGDPAEYMVSLEANMIVALEINHYPVKLENLLRVTANGYEILSEYPMDPELVPA, from the coding sequence ATGTTCTATCCCGATCTGACCCGCTTCGGCGTCGACAACGAACGATTGAAACGCGAACGGCTGGCGCGCTTGCAAAAAGTCATGAAGCAGCACGAGCTCGGCGCGCTCTTGCTCACCGACTGGCTCAACATTCGCTACGCCACCAACACCGTCATGATGCTCGGCCTGCGCACCTATGCGATTCAGCGCTTTGCGTTGATTCCCGCAGAGGGCGAGCCGTTGATCTGCCAGCGCGAGCTGTCGCGCAAACCGCAGTACAAGAGCCTGCGCTTCGATGCTTTCATGTTCGGTATGCGGCCGGCAGTGGCGACGGAGGATTTTGTCAAGCAAGCGGTCGCAGGGCTAAAGGAGCTCGCAGTGAGTGGCGAGCGCGTCGGCGTCGATGCGTTGAATCTCGAAGCAGCCGATGCGCTGCGCGGCGCCGGCGTCAAGCTGGTCGACGGCAACCGGGCGATCAACCAGTCGCGCGCGGTGAAAACCACCGATGAAGTGCAGCTGATTCGCTGGACCAGCAAGGCCAAAGAACGGGGCTACGATCTGGTGCGCAAAGAATTGCGCGAACCGGATATTGCCGAAGAGCAGTTGAGCCGCATCATGCTCGACGTGCTGTTGGATCAAGGATTCGAGGCGGGCAGCGAGTTCATCTCAATTTACGATTCGTCGATGGCCGACAGCCGGCCGCACAATGAGCCGATGGGCAGCGACTTGGTGGTGGTCGAAGGGGATTTGGTGATTACCGATGCGACGGTGGCAGGGCCAGGCGGCTACTACAGCGACTTCTGCCGGACGTTTAGCCGCGGCAAGCCAACTCAGCAGAGCCGCGACCGCTACAAAGAAGCCTTCGAGAGCATGCAAAAAGCCCTGCCGCTGGTAAAACCGGGCCCGCTCACCGAAGCGCACCAACACTTCGGCAAAGGCGCGACCAAAAGACTGCCCGGTTTCGACGGTTTCCACGGCGTCGGCATGTGTATCTACGAAGCGCCCTGGCTGCGCGGCGGCGACCCGGCAGAATACATGGTCAGTCTCGAAGCGAACATGATCGTCGCGTTGGAGATCAACCACTATCCGGTGAAGCTGGAAAACTTACTCCGAGTAACGGCGAACGGCTACGAGATCTTGTCGGAATATCCGATGGATCCCGAGCTCGTGCCGGCGTAA
- a CDS encoding class I SAM-dependent methyltransferase, with protein MKSLSKAARLQLRALNQVRATEFAEIIRLLPAGSSHILELGAGDGSFSNLLRSKGYTVTALDISTSVWARQRVGEVLDYDGVNIPLPNGSVDVVLSSQVMVQIGNFDELQTDIRRVLKPGGYCIHTLPTPS; from the coding sequence ATGAAGTCACTTTCCAAGGCAGCACGTCTTCAACTCAGGGCCTTAAACCAGGTGCGGGCGACAGAGTTCGCTGAAATCATTCGGCTGCTCCCTGCCGGTTCTAGCCACATTCTCGAACTAGGTGCCGGAGACGGCTCGTTTTCCAACCTCCTGAGATCGAAGGGTTATACTGTAACGGCGCTCGATATCTCCACCTCGGTATGGGCGCGCCAAAGGGTGGGCGAGGTTCTCGACTACGATGGCGTAAATATACCGCTCCCAAATGGCAGTGTGGATGTTGTTCTGAGTTCCCAGGTCATGGTGCAGATCGGCAATTTTGATGAACTGCAAACGGATATTCGGCGTGTTCTGAAACCGGGAGGCTATTGTATTCATACTTTGCCGACGCCTTCGTAG
- a CDS encoding Lrp/AsnC family transcriptional regulator, which translates to MLSAIVLLTTERDKTNKVAEMLADLDGVTEVYSVAGRYDLAAIVRASDNDQLARVVTEKIRGVPGITASETLIAFRVYSRHDLERMFSIGMEHP; encoded by the coding sequence ATGCTTTCTGCCATTGTGCTTTTGACGACCGAGCGGGACAAAACCAACAAAGTTGCCGAGATGCTCGCCGATTTGGACGGCGTTACTGAGGTCTATTCGGTTGCCGGGCGCTACGATTTGGCCGCCATTGTGCGCGCCAGCGACAACGATCAACTGGCCCGAGTCGTGACCGAAAAGATTCGCGGCGTGCCGGGGATTACCGCTTCGGAGACACTGATCGCCTTTCGCGTCTATTCGCGCCACGATCTGGAGCGGATGTTTTCTATTGGAATGGAGCATCCTTAG
- a CDS encoding DUF3106 domain-containing protein — MKTVVRLTGWLLLLGLLCVPVAALSQTGSFADPAASDSELLEKWRGMKESEKQELREKFQNWKNLNPEDKADMQRSMDAWRKAKPEEKALMRKNFETWQKLKNSERQALHERWQRFRDMPEEKREALRRRLETYRGMSAEEKAEAREKARARRQELEEKREARERQPLEQKALREQKQIELEERREKIRERLRERAEKRLKDAQ, encoded by the coding sequence ATGAAGACGGTCGTTCGCTTGACCGGGTGGCTTCTCTTGCTCGGCCTGCTGTGCGTCCCCGTTGCAGCCCTCAGTCAAACCGGCTCGTTCGCCGACCCGGCGGCCAGCGACAGCGAATTGTTGGAGAAATGGCGCGGCATGAAAGAGAGCGAGAAGCAGGAGCTGCGCGAGAAATTTCAAAACTGGAAAAATCTCAACCCCGAAGACAAAGCCGATATGCAGCGCAGTATGGATGCCTGGCGCAAGGCCAAACCGGAAGAAAAAGCGCTGATGCGCAAAAATTTCGAGACCTGGCAAAAACTCAAGAACAGCGAGCGTCAAGCCCTACACGAACGCTGGCAGCGCTTCCGCGACATGCCGGAAGAAAAACGCGAAGCCCTGCGGCGCAGGCTTGAAACCTATCGTGGCATGTCGGCGGAAGAAAAGGCCGAGGCCCGCGAAAAGGCGCGTGCACGCAGACAAGAGCTCGAAGAAAAGCGCGAAGCGCGCGAGCGCCAGCCGCTCGAACAAAAGGCGCTGCGCGAACAAAAACAGATCGAGCTTGAGGAAAGGAGAGAGAAGATACGTGAGCGGCTAAGGGAACGCGCCGAGAAGCGTCTAAAAGATGCGCAATAG
- a CDS encoding sigma-70 family RNA polymerase sigma factor: MGGSTIVNLQASVLATGARSLAATLLDDWSSWVNGGDERLVDLARKGDRRAFEELVERHKQKAYHIAYDFARNREEAKDLSQDAFLKAFTSLKNFDGRSSFYTWFYRILVNVCLDYRRSKQRKATEEFDETTEQRIEASHQSSHAPSPYQQVIAGQISHKVSIALEALPARQRTAFILKNHQGLSIKEIAAMMDTAEGTVKVHLHRAVISLRQSLAEFA; the protein is encoded by the coding sequence TTGGGCGGCAGCACGATCGTCAATCTGCAAGCTTCCGTCTTGGCTACCGGTGCTCGCTCTCTCGCCGCGACTTTACTGGACGACTGGAGCTCATGGGTGAACGGAGGAGACGAGCGGCTGGTGGACCTGGCCCGCAAAGGCGACCGGCGCGCGTTTGAGGAACTGGTGGAACGACACAAGCAGAAGGCCTATCACATCGCCTATGACTTCGCCCGCAACCGCGAGGAAGCCAAGGACTTGTCGCAGGACGCGTTTCTAAAAGCCTTTACCAGCTTGAAGAACTTCGACGGCCGCTCGAGTTTTTATACCTGGTTTTATCGGATTCTCGTCAATGTCTGTCTCGATTACAGACGCAGCAAACAGCGCAAGGCGACCGAAGAGTTCGACGAAACTACCGAACAACGCATCGAAGCAAGCCATCAAAGCAGCCACGCACCATCGCCCTACCAGCAAGTGATCGCGGGGCAGATCTCGCACAAGGTCAGCATCGCATTGGAAGCCCTGCCGGCGCGGCAGCGCACGGCGTTTATTTTGAAGAATCACCAGGGTCTATCGATCAAAGAAATCGCCGCGATGATGGACACGGCGGAGGGCACCGTGAAAGTTCACCTGCACCGCGCCGTCATCAGCTTGCGGCAAAGTCTCGCGGAATTCGCCTAG
- a CDS encoding DUF1501 domain-containing protein, which produces MNSSRRSFLKSAGLGFLAFGMPPGFLVRAAGAQQKGRGKTLVVVFQRGGMDGLNVVIPFKDPAYYQLRPSIAVAEPAGGEDRAIDLDGFYGLHPALTPLHNIYLKGHLAIVHASGSPDPTRSHFDAQDYMEIGTPGLKSTPDGWLNRSLVEVKSEAPFRGVAMTAQTPRMLAGLKPVLTLSSIEEFRLRNPAMSATLQKLYANSSDPLFRQGGNSLFEAMSQLKAVESKIPASAAAYPGGAFGNGLKQIARMIKADLGVEIAFTEIGGWDTHVGQGGATGQLANRLKEFGAGLAAFYQDLGDRMDDVLVVTMSEFGRTAKENGNRGTDHGHANVMFAMGGKVRGGKVYGRWPGLAQEVLHEGRDLALTTDFRAVCSEAVARHLGVKEMSRVFPNFRAANALGIVA; this is translated from the coding sequence ATGAATAGCTCACGCCGCTCGTTTCTCAAATCCGCCGGTCTCGGCTTTCTCGCTTTCGGCATGCCGCCGGGTTTTCTCGTGCGCGCCGCCGGCGCCCAGCAGAAAGGCCGCGGCAAAACCCTCGTGGTCGTCTTTCAGCGCGGCGGCATGGACGGCTTGAATGTCGTCATTCCTTTCAAGGACCCGGCCTACTATCAGCTGCGGCCGAGTATCGCAGTGGCGGAGCCAGCTGGCGGCGAAGATCGCGCCATCGATCTCGACGGATTTTACGGCCTGCACCCGGCGCTGACGCCGCTGCACAACATTTATCTCAAAGGCCACTTGGCCATCGTGCATGCTTCGGGATCGCCCGATCCGACGCGCTCCCATTTCGACGCCCAAGACTACATGGAGATCGGCACGCCAGGCCTCAAGAGCACTCCCGATGGATGGCTCAACCGCTCGCTTGTCGAAGTTAAGAGTGAGGCTCCGTTTCGCGGCGTCGCCATGACGGCGCAAACCCCGCGCATGCTCGCCGGCTTGAAACCGGTGCTGACCCTGTCATCCATCGAAGAGTTTCGCCTGCGCAACCCGGCGATGAGCGCGACGCTGCAGAAGCTTTATGCCAACTCGAGCGATCCGTTGTTCCGCCAAGGCGGCAACAGCCTGTTCGAGGCGATGTCTCAGTTGAAAGCCGTCGAGTCGAAGATTCCCGCCAGCGCAGCGGCATACCCCGGCGGCGCTTTCGGCAATGGACTCAAGCAAATCGCCCGAATGATCAAAGCCGATTTGGGCGTGGAGATCGCTTTCACCGAGATCGGCGGCTGGGACACCCATGTCGGTCAAGGCGGCGCCACCGGCCAGCTGGCCAATCGCCTGAAAGAGTTCGGCGCCGGTTTGGCAGCGTTCTATCAAGACCTGGGCGATCGCATGGACGACGTCCTCGTGGTTACCATGTCCGAGTTCGGCCGCACCGCCAAAGAAAACGGCAACCGCGGCACCGACCACGGCCACGCCAATGTCATGTTCGCCATGGGCGGCAAAGTCCGCGGCGGCAAAGTCTACGGCCGCTGGCCGGGGCTAGCACAGGAGGTGCTGCACGAAGGCCGCGACCTCGCGCTGACCACCGACTTTCGCGCCGTCTGCAGCGAAGCGGTCGCGCGCCATTTGGGCGTAAAAGAAATGAGCCGCGTGTTCCCGAATTTCCGCGCGGCCAATGCGTTGGGCATCGTCGCGTAA
- a CDS encoding periplasmic heavy metal sensor produces the protein MKKSNKVIVGALLLSGILAAAQVEAQVGPGRGRGMHHGRMFENLNLTDSQKKTIGDMMASNRESMRPLMQRLREQRQRLNEAGQRQPFDEAGVRSQAQELAKLQSEMMVHRAAMMNRISTVLTPEQRAKWQEQRAQRKAQFKDGMGRQRGRRGGQAS, from the coding sequence ATGAAAAAGTCGAATAAAGTTATTGTCGGCGCGCTCCTGCTAAGCGGCATTCTCGCCGCCGCCCAGGTCGAGGCGCAGGTGGGTCCAGGACGTGGCCGCGGCATGCACCACGGCAGAATGTTCGAGAACTTGAACCTGACCGATAGCCAAAAAAAAACCATCGGTGATATGATGGCATCGAACCGCGAAAGCATGCGGCCCTTGATGCAGCGGCTGCGCGAGCAGCGCCAACGGCTCAACGAGGCTGGGCAACGGCAGCCCTTCGACGAAGCTGGCGTGCGCTCACAAGCCCAAGAGCTCGCCAAGCTGCAAAGCGAGATGATGGTCCACCGCGCCGCCATGATGAACCGCATCTCGACCGTGCTAACGCCAGAACAGCGCGCCAAATGGCAGGAGCAACGCGCTCAGCGCAAAGCGCAGTTTAAAGACGGCATGGGACGGCAACGCGGGCGGCGCGGCGGGCAAGCGAGTTAG
- a CDS encoding ABC transporter substrate-binding protein, which yields MTKAYSFLLFAALAFFAAIASLSAQEKLTVSYSSVDAPSANWYIAQDKGLYKKYGLDVESIFIPASSTNVAVLVAGQLKFGNGTGGTIASAAVGGASLVAVACFMNTLPYELVVQESIKTKEQLKGKSLGISRIGSSSDVVARVFLRNLGLEPDKDVAIIQVGGAGERAAAFRTGRIAAFPAPPGVLHLTKGMAQRVLISTADFQKPYLFPYICGTTTKAYLANNRPTVKRLVMALSEGSQFFKTRKEESKQILAKYSRQSDAAYLEAAWAVNAKLFERVPYVTREGMDIQLKDALSKKPGSTVKVEDIVDDSIVAELEKEGFFEKFHK from the coding sequence ATGACGAAGGCATATTCGTTTTTGCTTTTTGCGGCTTTGGCGTTTTTTGCGGCCATTGCGAGTCTTTCTGCCCAGGAAAAACTCACGGTCTCTTACAGCTCCGTCGACGCCCCGAGCGCCAACTGGTACATCGCCCAGGACAAGGGCCTGTACAAAAAATACGGCCTCGACGTTGAATCGATCTTCATCCCAGCGTCATCGACCAATGTCGCCGTGCTGGTCGCCGGCCAGCTAAAATTCGGCAACGGCACCGGCGGCACCATCGCCAGCGCCGCCGTCGGCGGTGCCAGCCTGGTGGCGGTGGCCTGCTTCATGAACACGCTGCCCTACGAGCTGGTTGTGCAGGAGTCGATCAAGACCAAAGAACAGTTGAAGGGCAAGAGCCTCGGCATCAGCCGCATCGGCAGCTCGTCGGACGTCGTCGCGCGGGTGTTCCTGCGCAACTTGGGATTGGAGCCCGACAAGGACGTCGCGATCATTCAGGTCGGCGGCGCCGGTGAGCGCGCCGCAGCCTTTCGCACCGGCCGGATCGCCGCCTTTCCCGCGCCTCCCGGCGTGCTCCATCTGACCAAAGGCATGGCGCAGCGCGTGCTGATCAGCACGGCCGATTTTCAAAAGCCGTATTTGTTCCCTTATATTTGCGGCACGACGACCAAAGCGTATTTGGCCAACAATCGCCCCACGGTGAAACGCTTGGTGATGGCGCTGAGCGAAGGTTCGCAATTTTTCAAAACGCGCAAGGAAGAGAGCAAACAGATTCTCGCCAAGTATTCACGCCAGAGCGACGCTGCTTATTTGGAAGCCGCCTGGGCGGTCAACGCCAAACTATTCGAGCGCGTGCCCTACGTCACCCGCGAAGGCATGGACATCCAGCTAAAAGATGCCCTGTCCAAAAAGCCAGGGTCGACCGTGAAAGTCGAAGACATCGTCGACGACTCGATCGTCGCGGAATTGGAAAAGGAAGGGTTCTTCGAAAAATTTCACAAATGA